The Streptococcus oralis Uo5 genome includes a window with the following:
- a CDS encoding DUF1694 domain-containing protein, giving the protein MTDISKQLLEKAHGGPKLNPDEQRRYLGTFEERVLGYADINTANSPELEHGFFSILEGFQEKVEILFVKISPSIEFDKQVFYLRQAKESNCQATIVSDDHITSPFGLVIHTNEPVQVDEKDLRLAFSSLWEEKKTEVPKKSIWKKWFG; this is encoded by the coding sequence ATGACAGATATATCAAAACAACTACTAGAAAAAGCTCATGGTGGGCCGAAATTAAACCCAGATGAACAACGCCGCTATCTCGGGACTTTCGAGGAAAGAGTTCTTGGCTACGCTGATATTAATACTGCCAATAGTCCTGAATTAGAACATGGATTTTTCTCTATTTTAGAGGGTTTTCAAGAAAAGGTAGAGATACTTTTTGTGAAAATCTCACCAAGTATCGAGTTTGACAAACAGGTCTTTTACTTAAGACAAGCAAAGGAAAGCAACTGTCAGGCGACTATTGTTTCAGACGATCATATCACCTCTCCTTTCGGTCTTGTCATTCATACAAATGAACCTGTTCAAGTAGATGAAAAGGACCTCAGACTTGCTTTCTCAAGCCTCTGGGAGGAGAAAAAGACAGAGGTTCCTAAAAAATCTATCTGGAAAAAATGGTTTGGTTAA
- a CDS encoding bifunctional glycosyltransferase family 2/GtrA family protein encodes MNYLVIPAYEPDYNLIKLIEKIHNKSDFYIIVIDDGSSAECQDIFAQAEDFVTVLRHQVNQGKGQALKTAFEHIQSLNKPGTVVTADADGQHRIWDIFRSLTKSNENPNTLVLGVRAFTGKVPLRSRFGNSLTRILFKLQTGVAVSDTQTGLRAFSTDMIPFMLKVEGQRYEYEMNMLLEASQVYPILDVPIETVYINDNEASHFRPIRDGLMIYKNILKFALSSFSSFIVDYVVYALSILCLSFIPTGLRVLLSNGLARVTSSIFNFSTNKKLVFKNKASSFKTGSGYFGLAVGLFILDTILIRLFNSGLGVNLLIAKILVGIMLFILSWTVQTRFIFKERTCSPL; translated from the coding sequence ATGAACTATCTAGTTATCCCAGCTTACGAACCTGACTACAATCTCATCAAATTGATTGAAAAGATTCACAATAAGAGCGATTTTTACATCATTGTCATTGATGATGGAAGTTCGGCAGAATGCCAAGACATTTTTGCTCAAGCGGAGGATTTTGTGACGGTCCTTCGCCACCAGGTCAATCAAGGAAAAGGGCAAGCTCTGAAAACAGCCTTTGAGCACATTCAGTCTCTCAATAAGCCAGGGACTGTGGTTACAGCAGACGCAGATGGACAGCACAGGATCTGGGACATCTTTCGTAGCTTGACCAAATCAAATGAAAATCCTAATACACTTGTCCTTGGTGTCCGTGCCTTTACTGGCAAGGTTCCCTTGCGTAGTCGCTTTGGAAATAGCTTGACTCGTATCTTGTTTAAACTGCAAACGGGTGTCGCTGTATCCGACACACAGACAGGATTACGTGCCTTTTCAACGGATATGATCCCTTTTATGCTCAAGGTAGAAGGACAACGGTATGAATACGAGATGAACATGCTCCTCGAAGCAAGTCAAGTCTACCCAATCTTAGATGTTCCGATTGAAACAGTCTATATCAACGACAATGAGGCTTCTCACTTCCGACCTATTCGGGATGGCTTGATGATTTATAAAAATATTTTAAAGTTTGCGCTCTCGTCTTTTAGTAGTTTTATCGTAGATTATGTGGTCTACGCTCTCTCTATTCTATGCTTGAGCTTTATTCCGACAGGTCTGCGTGTTCTTCTCTCAAATGGTTTGGCACGTGTGACTAGCTCCATCTTTAACTTTTCTACCAACAAAAAATTGGTCTTCAAGAACAAGGCGAGCAGTTTTAAAACAGGATCAGGCTATTTTGGACTAGCTGTTGGCCTCTTTATCTTAGACACCATCCTGATTCGCCTCTTTAATTCAGGTCTTGGAGTCAATTTGCTGATTGCGAAAATTCTTGTCGGAATCATGCTCTTTATTCTCTCTTGGACAGTTCAAACTCGCTTTATTTTCAAAGAAAGGACCTGTAGCCCATTATGA
- a CDS encoding AraC family transcriptional regulator, translating to MMHQFNRTMEYLESKLDAEVDLQKFQQLSGYSYALFSRLFSILADMTLAEYLRNRRLSEAVTDLREGSEKVIDIAMKYGYESADSFSAAFKKFHGATPSEVRNGKPYRVFPRLQLSLKITGGKNMDIKIQKKPAFTIAGVLLEAIDNSKCPSAWENLYNNHSLESLESLGSGQSFGVCSEVKEGEIINYMAAYDVTDKAKAEELGLFIKDIAEAEYAIVPVKGPIPASIHNAWKYVLEVFFPETGYRHSGSPDFEVYTEGDMSSPDYQMELWIPVIKY from the coding sequence ATGATGCATCAATTCAATCGAACCATGGAATATCTGGAAAGTAAGTTGGACGCAGAAGTGGATTTGCAGAAATTCCAGCAGCTATCAGGCTATTCTTATGCTCTCTTTAGCAGGCTTTTTTCCATCCTAGCAGATATGACTTTAGCAGAATACTTACGCAATCGCAGGTTGTCAGAAGCTGTGACAGACTTGCGGGAAGGCTCTGAGAAAGTCATTGACATAGCAATGAAGTACGGCTATGAATCTGCGGATTCCTTCAGCGCAGCCTTCAAGAAATTCCATGGGGCAACACCCTCAGAAGTTCGAAATGGAAAACCTTATCGGGTTTTTCCTAGACTTCAATTATCCTTAAAGATTACAGGAGGAAAGAACATGGATATCAAGATTCAAAAGAAGCCTGCATTTACCATTGCAGGTGTCCTATTGGAAGCTATTGACAATAGCAAATGCCCGTCTGCTTGGGAGAATCTCTATAACAATCACAGCTTGGAAAGCCTAGAGAGTCTAGGCAGTGGCCAATCCTTCGGTGTCTGCTCGGAAGTCAAAGAAGGTGAAATCATCAACTATATGGCTGCTTATGATGTGACGGATAAAGCTAAAGCAGAAGAACTAGGTCTGTTCATCAAAGATATCGCAGAAGCTGAATATGCTATAGTCCCAGTCAAAGGCCCTATACCAGCTAGCATTCACAATGCTTGGAAATATGTCTTGGAGGTCTTTTTCCCTGAAACAGGCTATCGCCACTCAGGCTCACCAGACTTCGAAGTCTATACCGAAGGTGACATGTCGTCACCTGACTATCAAATGGAACTCTGGATACCAGTGATTAAGTACTAG
- a CDS encoding YkgJ family cysteine cluster protein, with the protein MSKEIDIEYYHQLALQKQKEHRKVLANLKKKPPKNLDKIAQQIHQEVFAEIDCTACANCCKTLGPDFKEADITRIAKYFKMKLPAFEAEFLQVDEDGDKVFKSMPCPFLGGDNLCSIYDVRPKACREFPHTDRKKIHQINHLTIKNTLTCPAAYLFVEKLKDKL; encoded by the coding sequence ATGTCTAAAGAGATTGATATTGAGTATTACCACCAACTAGCACTGCAAAAGCAGAAGGAGCATCGTAAAGTGTTAGCTAATCTAAAGAAAAAGCCACCAAAGAATCTAGATAAGATTGCGCAGCAGATTCACCAAGAAGTCTTTGCTGAGATTGATTGTACTGCCTGTGCCAACTGTTGCAAGACTTTGGGACCAGACTTTAAAGAGGCAGACATCACCCGTATTGCCAAGTACTTTAAGATGAAATTACCAGCTTTTGAAGCGGAATTTCTGCAGGTGGATGAAGATGGAGATAAGGTTTTCAAATCCATGCCTTGCCCCTTTCTAGGAGGAGATAATCTCTGCTCTATCTATGATGTTCGTCCCAAGGCCTGTCGTGAGTTCCCCCATACAGACCGGAAAAAGATCCATCAAATTAATCATTTGACGATTAAGAATACCTTGACCTGCCCAGCAGCCTATCTCTTTGTTGAGAAATTAAAAGATAAGTTATAG
- a CDS encoding glycerate kinase — protein MKIVIAPDSFKESLTAEEVAQAMKRGFEQSISDVECLFCPVGDGGEGTVDAIRHSLELEEKWQEVTGPFGQKESMRYFQKGQIALFEVADLVGLGKIPQEKRNPLHIQTRGIGELIRHLVDQEMKEIYIGVGGTASNDGGIGIAAALGYHFYDKNGKELPACGQTLLEFESVSDSELYRIPEDVKIRILADVVSPLCGHQGATYTFGKQKGLDPALFETVDLAIQEFYEKFSPSTLSLNGAGAGGGIAAGLCAFAEACIVSGIDTCLDLIGFDRKIAGADLVIVGEGRLDSQSFVGKAPMGVAKRTPNGVPVIAICGSLSEDLPPLPFENIQAVFSILEKSEPLEDSLKNASLYLEHAATNIGRLLNLRNH, from the coding sequence ATGAAAATTGTAATTGCACCCGATTCTTTTAAAGAAAGTCTGACGGCAGAAGAGGTCGCTCAAGCTATGAAAAGAGGATTCGAACAGTCAATATCGGATGTAGAATGTCTGTTCTGTCCTGTTGGTGATGGTGGGGAAGGAACTGTAGACGCTATCCGACATTCTCTTGAACTCGAAGAAAAATGGCAAGAGGTGACAGGACCTTTTGGCCAAAAAGAATCAATGCGCTACTTTCAAAAAGGTCAAATAGCGCTCTTTGAAGTTGCTGATTTGGTTGGTCTTGGGAAGATTCCGCAGGAGAAACGAAATCCTCTTCACATTCAAACTAGAGGTATTGGAGAGTTGATCCGCCATCTCGTTGATCAAGAGATGAAAGAAATCTATATCGGTGTAGGTGGTACGGCAAGTAATGATGGTGGCATTGGCATTGCAGCTGCTTTGGGTTATCACTTTTATGATAAGAATGGAAAAGAATTGCCAGCTTGCGGTCAGACTTTGCTTGAGTTTGAGTCAGTTTCAGACAGCGAGTTGTATAGGATTCCTGAAGATGTGAAAATCCGCATTTTAGCAGATGTCGTGAGCCCTTTATGTGGTCATCAAGGGGCGACCTATACATTTGGAAAACAAAAGGGCTTGGATCCTGCTTTGTTTGAGACAGTAGATCTGGCTATACAGGAGTTCTATGAAAAATTTTCACCATCAACCCTGTCTCTCAATGGAGCAGGAGCCGGCGGTGGGATTGCGGCTGGGCTCTGTGCCTTTGCTGAGGCCTGTATCGTATCTGGGATTGATACTTGCTTGGATTTAATTGGCTTTGACAGGAAGATTGCAGGTGCTGACTTAGTTATCGTTGGAGAAGGCAGACTGGACAGTCAAAGCTTTGTTGGAAAAGCTCCTATGGGAGTAGCAAAAAGAACCCCTAACGGAGTTCCTGTTATTGCTATTTGTGGTAGTCTTTCCGAGGATTTGCCTCCCCTACCATTCGAAAATATACAAGCAGTATTCTCTATCCTAGAGAAAAGTGAACCTTTGGAAGACAGTCTGAAAAATGCAAGTCTCTATTTGGAGCACGCAGCTACTAATATTGGTCGTTTGTTAAATTTGAGAAATCATTAA
- the eno gene encoding surface-displayed alpha-enolase, giving the protein MSIITDVYAREVLDSRGNPTLEVEVYTESGAFGRGMVPSGASTGEHEAVELRDGDKSRYGGLGTQKAVDNVNNIIAEAIIGYDVRDQQAIDRAMIALDGTPNKGKLGANAILGVSIAVARAAADYLEIPLYSYLGGFNTKVLPTPMMNIINGGSHSDAPIAFQEFMIVPAGAPSFKEALRWGAEIFHALKKILKSRGLETAVGDEGGFAPRFEGTEDGVETILAAIEAAGYVPGKDVFIGFDCASSEFYDKERKVYDYTKFEGEGAAVRTAAEQIDYLEELVNKYPIITIEDGMDENDWDGWKALTERLGGKVQLVGDDFFVTNTSYLEKGIAEGAANSILIKVNQIGTLTETFDAIEMAKEAGYTAVVSHRSGETEDSTIADIAVATNAGQIKTGSLSRTDRIAKYNQLLRIEDQLGEVAEYRGLKSFYNLKK; this is encoded by the coding sequence ATGTCAATTATTACTGATGTTTACGCTCGCGAAGTCCTAGACTCACGCGGTAACCCAACACTTGAAGTAGAAGTTTATACTGAATCAGGTGCTTTCGGACGTGGTATGGTTCCATCAGGAGCTTCTACTGGTGAACACGAAGCAGTTGAACTTCGCGATGGTGACAAATCTCGTTACGGTGGTCTTGGTACACAAAAAGCTGTTGACAACGTAAACAACATCATTGCTGAAGCAATCATCGGCTACGATGTACGTGACCAACAAGCTATTGACCGTGCTATGATCGCACTTGACGGTACTCCTAATAAAGGTAAATTGGGTGCAAACGCAATTCTTGGTGTGTCTATCGCTGTAGCTCGTGCTGCTGCTGACTACCTTGAAATCCCACTTTACAGCTACCTTGGTGGATTCAACACTAAAGTTCTTCCAACTCCAATGATGAACATCATCAACGGTGGTTCTCACTCTGACGCTCCAATCGCTTTCCAAGAATTCATGATCGTACCTGCTGGTGCACCATCATTCAAAGAAGCTCTTCGTTGGGGTGCTGAAATCTTCCACGCACTTAAGAAAATCCTTAAATCACGTGGTTTGGAAACTGCCGTAGGTGACGAAGGTGGATTCGCTCCTCGTTTCGAAGGAACTGAAGACGGTGTTGAAACTATCCTTGCTGCGATCGAAGCTGCTGGATATGTTCCTGGTAAAGACGTATTTATCGGATTTGACTGTGCTTCATCAGAATTCTACGATAAAGAACGTAAAGTTTACGACTACACTAAATTCGAAGGTGAAGGCGCTGCTGTACGTACTGCTGCAGAACAAATCGACTACCTTGAAGAATTGGTAAACAAATACCCAATCATCACTATCGAAGATGGTATGGACGAAAACGACTGGGACGGTTGGAAAGCTCTTACTGAACGTCTTGGTGGTAAAGTTCAATTGGTTGGTGACGACTTCTTCGTAACAAACACTTCTTACCTTGAAAAAGGTATTGCAGAAGGTGCTGCTAACTCAATCCTTATCAAAGTTAACCAAATCGGTACTCTTACTGAAACATTCGACGCTATCGAAATGGCGAAAGAAGCTGGTTACACTGCCGTTGTATCACACCGTTCAGGTGAAACTGAAGATTCAACAATCGCTGATATCGCAGTTGCAACAAACGCAGGACAAATCAAGACTGGTTCACTTTCACGTACAGACCGTATCGCTAAATACAACCAATTGCTTCGTATCGAAGACCAACTTGGTGAAGTAGCTGAATACCGTGGATTGAAATCATTCTACAACCTTAAAAAATAA